TGGTGCCAATAATTCTTACATCGTGCTAGGCCGGAGTGCGGTTATAATGCGCTTTTAGTTTTCCGTGTCGTGCATGGGTAGTTTTATGTTAGGATTTCGAGAAGTGATTAGCAATGGACTTTGAATGGGATCCGAAAAAAGCCACTGCGAACCGGCGAAAACATGGCGTTACCTTTGAAGAAGCAACCAGTGCTTTGCGCGATGTATTTTCGGCTACAGCCCACGACCCTGACCACTCGGATAGTGAGGAGCGATTCGTAACATTTGGTATTTCCTCTCAGGGAAGGTTACTTGCGGTATCGCATACTGACAGAGGGGATGCAATTCGAATTATATCGGCAAGATTAGCAACGAATGCTGAGAGGCAAATTTATGAAGAAGGTTAAATCAGAAATGACAGATGAGCTTCGGCCAGAATATAAACGGTCGGATTTCGGTGAGATTGTACGCGGTAAATACGCAAACCGGATCAAAGCAGAAACGAACGTGGTACTTCTTGATCCTGATATTGCAGAAGCTTTTCCTAATGATGAAGCGGTAAACAAAGCGCTTCGGTATTTGCTGGAAGTGGCGAAAACATCAACCAGCCTAACTCAGCGCTCCAGCGGACTTCGCTAACGCTACGCCGCTGAGCTTTGCGTTATGCGTCACCGAGTACGCGGTTAATTTGCCGCGCTAGGCTATGCGCCTCGCTTATGCGCGAGTACACATCGCTCAAAAAGTGCGCATTGCTTTCGTACTTACACAATGACGGCAGGCTAAGTTTACCTGCCAGCTTGTTTAGTATCGCCCTGTCTGCATCGTTTAATTTCTCATACCACATAACTACCTCTAAATAGGTTACGCATAACAAGTCGGTCAAGCAGACCCGCGCCAGTTGGCGCTAACAAAGTCTGTTGTGGGTTAAGGTTCAGTGTTCTTTTTTATTCCGATGAGCGCGGGCTGTTTACCGTGGCGTTAGGCCTCACTCGTTGACCGAGGTAAATAGGATAAATACAGAATGTTTGAAATAGATCATCTTATGATTGAAGTCGGAGACCCTTTGAAAGTTGCTAATAATGTAGCGCAACGGCTAGGTTTGCCTTTTGCATGGCCTTTAATGAAAAAAGATGAGTACACCAGCATTGGCGTGAATTTTGGTGATATCAATATCGAATTCATAAATTTTAGAGTCAGATTTGGAATTGAAGGTACGGCATTCAGAGGTTTCAGTGGTATTGCATTTAAGGCCGCGGATTCTCTAGAAGAGTCCATAAAGAGACTGAACGCTTCTGAAATAAGTTATCGGATCGGAGAGGAATGCCAAGCCCACACAACTCTTCCTATCGAAGAACACCAGGTGTTTCCCACGGTTTTTCTTGTTAAATATCACTTTGATACTAGCGGCTGGATTGAACGTCTTAAAAATGAATTTGCCGAGTGTTCTGGTGGAAAATTTCATATCGGACGTTTTAAATCCCTCTCCATTAAAC
The genomic region above belongs to Methylomicrobium agile and contains:
- a CDS encoding BrnT family toxin; the protein is MDFEWDPKKATANRRKHGVTFEEATSALRDVFSATAHDPDHSDSEERFVTFGISSQGRLLAVSHTDRGDAIRIISARLATNAERQIYEEG